Proteins from a single region of Candidatus Tumulicola sp.:
- a CDS encoding transcriptional regulator, which translates to MSPKRAHNQIGKKPPKSATREAPYAYAGLQRIFHERGRLAVCTCLIAHPEGMSFTELQEACGLTDGNLARHLAALAEMDIVAVSKETGNGRPTTVCRITHAGRTRFLGYIDELEGVIRDVHSQAGAGLGAHARRLPRLATT; encoded by the coding sequence ATGAGCCCGAAGCGGGCGCACAATCAAATCGGGAAAAAGCCGCCGAAGAGCGCGACGCGCGAGGCGCCATACGCCTACGCCGGGTTGCAGCGCATCTTCCACGAGCGCGGGCGGCTTGCGGTGTGCACGTGCTTGATCGCACATCCCGAAGGCATGAGTTTCACCGAACTGCAGGAGGCATGCGGCCTCACGGACGGCAATCTCGCTCGGCATCTCGCGGCACTTGCCGAGATGGACATCGTAGCGGTCTCGAAGGAGACCGGAAACGGTCGGCCTACGACCGTGTGCCGCATCACGCACGCCGGGCGCACGCGCTTCCTCGGTTACATCGACGAACTCGAGGGCGTGATTCGCGACGTGCACTCGCAGGCCGGCGCGGGCTTGGGCGCGCACGCGCGCCGGCTGCCGCGTCTGGCGACGACATAG
- the uppS gene encoding polyprenyl diphosphate synthase produces MLLQKVNPDAPALLEEALPKHVAIIMDGNRRWARENGLPAIEGHRRGIASLREAVRACSEFGIPVLTVYGFSEENWKRSWAEVSALFDLCCVFARRELDGLRRENVRVRVIGRWEELPPAPRRALADLIEGTAANTGTTLYLAVNYSARAELRDAARALAEDVRSGVLAPEAIGDDTLDSYLYTSGIPDPDLLIRPGGEFRLSNFLLYQMAYTELFVTDVCWPEFTRAQFVLALAAYQSRQRRFGS; encoded by the coding sequence ATGCTTTTGCAAAAAGTCAACCCCGACGCGCCGGCGCTGCTCGAAGAAGCCTTGCCCAAACACGTCGCCATCATCATGGACGGCAACAGGCGCTGGGCGCGAGAGAACGGCTTGCCGGCGATCGAGGGCCATCGGCGCGGCATCGCGAGCCTGCGCGAAGCCGTCCGAGCTTGCTCGGAGTTCGGGATCCCCGTGCTGACCGTGTACGGTTTCTCGGAAGAGAACTGGAAGCGAAGCTGGGCCGAAGTCTCCGCGCTCTTCGATCTTTGCTGCGTGTTCGCGCGCCGCGAACTCGACGGCCTGCGCCGCGAGAACGTCCGCGTTCGCGTCATCGGCCGTTGGGAGGAACTCCCGCCTGCCCCGCGCCGAGCGCTGGCGGATCTGATCGAAGGAACGGCGGCGAACACGGGCACGACGCTCTATCTCGCGGTGAATTACAGCGCGCGCGCCGAGCTGCGCGACGCCGCTCGCGCGCTCGCCGAGGATGTGCGCAGCGGCGTGCTGGCGCCGGAAGCGATCGGCGACGACACGCTCGATTCGTATCTCTACACGTCGGGCATACCCGACCCCGACCTGCTCATCCGGCCCGGCGGCGAGTTCCGGCTTTCGAACTTCTTGCTCTACCAGATGGCCTACACCGAGTTGTTCGTCACCGACGTCTGCTGGCCGGAATTCACGCGCGCGCAGTTCGTGCTCGCGCTTGCGGCATATCAAAGCCGTCAGCGCCGTTTCGGCTCCTAA